The sequence below is a genomic window from Tachyglossus aculeatus isolate mTacAcu1 chromosome X1, mTacAcu1.pri, whole genome shotgun sequence.
ccccacagcacctgtatatatgtatatatggttgtacatatttattactctgtttatttatttattttacttgtacatttctatcctacttattttattttgttggtatgtttggttctgttctctgtctcccccttttagactgtgagcccactgtcgggtagggactgtctctatgtgatgccaatttgtacttcccaagcgcttagtacagtgctctgcacatagtaagcgctcaataaatacgattgattgattgattgattgatttttcttcagTGGCTCCTCCTGGCAGCCTGCCCCACTAGTCTTGAATATGCATTCTTTAGGCAGCACAAtggacaattataataatgatgatggtatttggtaagcacttactatgtgcaatgcactgttctaagcactggggacattacaaagtggtcagtttgtcccacgtggggctcacagtcttaatccccattttacagatgaggtaactggggcacagagaaataaagtgacttgcccaaagtcacacagctgacaattggcggagtcggaatttgaacccatgacctctaactccaaagcccgtgctctttccactgagccacaaattaTACAAGGAAAGACAATaagaagaaaatcaaatcaagaagggCAGTATTATTTTTAGGAGACCAGTAGGCAGAACGTGATGCTAATGTGGCATTAAACTTCAAACCAAACTAGTGTTTTTGAGAGCAAACCTAACTCCCCACTCTTTCCTACCAGACTTTTGAAAGAATAGGACTTACCATGGACATCAAActtcttaaagcagtgctttaagCATCAGTTAGAGGCAGTGTCATGATGGGATGACTGACAATGAGGACCTGGAAATCAGTTGGTCCACTAGTATGGGTAAGGGAGAGATTTAATACGTGTGGACAGAGTCAAGGCACATTTTATGACATCTAGTAAAGTGTTGGGCACCTTGAGGACACCTGATAACTACTGTTCTCAGTCATGAGGTTAAGGATACATTTAAAACAGGAGAATGTTTCTGGCTGGATCATTTCTGCAGCTTCTTTGCCTGGCTTAGCAATATGAGAGAAGGCACTTTTTGTTCTAGAGTGGCAAGATAGCTTTCCCATCACAGAGTCCAGCTAGGTCTGTTTTCTTTGATTAGTTTTTAGGTGTCCAAGGCAGCAGGACACCAtgatatcttaataataataataataatagcatttattaagtgcttactatgtgcaaagtactgttctaagcactggggaggttacaaggtgatctggttgtcccacagggggctcacagtcttaaaccccattttacagatgaggtaactggggcacagagaaataaagtgacttgcccaaagtcacacagctgacaattggcggagtcagaatttgaacccatgacctctaactccaaagcccgtgctctttccattgagccacactgcttctctaatcaatccatcaatggtatttattgagcacttactgtgggcagagcaccgtactaagcatttgggagggtaccataCAAAAGAATAGCTAGATATGATCCTTACCTAGAAGGATcctacagactagaagggaagacagacatgaaagtaaattatggattaattatttattagtatttattaagcacttactatgtgcaaaatacaagctcctgggagaatacaatataccagagaagcagcgtggctcagtggaaagagcctgggctttggggtcataggtcaggggttcaaatcctggctccgccaattgtcagctgtgtgactttgggcgaatcacttcactcctctgggcctcagttacctcatctgtaaaatggggattaagactatgaggcccccgtgggacaacctgatcaccttgaacctccccagtggttagaacagtgctttgcacatagtaagcgcttagtaaatgccattattatcattattataccaatagacacttttcctgtccacaatgagcttacagtctagaaggatgcgcTTATAGTCTAGTCATGAAGAGGAGAGTGATCCCATGAGCTGAAAGGAATCAAAAACTTTTTATGCATCTGTATGAAAGTGTTCAGGGGGTGGAGTGGAAATCAAAGCACTTAAGGGGCACAGCCCAAAGGAcataggcaatgcaaaagggagggcTTAAAAagtattctcaagtgcttagtacagtgctctgcaaacagtaggtgttcaataaatatgagtgattggaactgagagcttagtcaaggaaagcagTGCAGCAGTACCAGAGAGAGAGACCTGCCAGCCCTCCAGGTCTCTGGTGAGCTTGCTTGCATGCTTCGAAGTTGTCTTTTTTGTTGTTTCCAGGAAGCCCATTATGTTTCAGCAAAGATTGGTGCAATGCAATTGTGCaatagatttgtacttcccaagcgcttagtacagtgctgctctgaacacagtaaacactcaataaatacaattgaatgaacgaatactctaCATCCATTAAGTGAAAGTGGCACCTGTGTTCTCCAAGGTCTTTGAGGGACTGCAGGGTTCTGGAGCAAGTGGAAGGGATTGGGATCCACCTGGAGAAACAttcttttttttggttttaatgGCATtgcttaagcactttactaagtgctggggtagatacaagttaatcaggtaggatacagtccatatcccacacaggactcacagtcttaatccccattttacagatgaggtaactgaggtacagagaagtgaagagacttgaccaaggtcatacagcagacaagaccaggaagcagcgtgacttagtgcaagagcatgggcttgggagtcagaggtcatgagttctaatcctgctcccaaCTTTTGTCAGCTGTGGGTGGGCTGGGGCTCCCAGGTTTGCctactctctcactctctccctcaacCACAGCACATTTTCCATTTCTCACAGTCCCAGAACTCCTCAAGCGAGCAGATTCCAGTTCAACATTGATGCTCTGGTCTCCGTATTCTAAAATTGCTGATACTTTTCATGGTGGAAACCAGAAAGGCAATCTTGGCCTCAAAGAAACTGGACAAAAATGATCAGGTAAAATAAAGCTGCTCTCATATATCATATCTCATATATCAAATCCTCATTCTTCTAATAAGCAAGTTAATACTGCAGAGGCTatcacccccaccctctctggattgCTGCCCATAAGTCCCTCTTGATAGGGCATGTATCCCCCTTTCTTAGTGTTCATTGGCCGCCGGCGCTGTGCTGTGTCCTGGGAAGAGTGGAGGTCACCTCCAATCACCGGAACAAAGCCACCTCTCATCTGGTGAAAATtctccctgcctgcctgctcTGTGTCACTGCCTAACTACACCCCTCACAGAGGTGGAAATTCTGTAAAAATAATAGCAAAGATCATTTATCCTGCCCTTTAAAATaccagaatgtgtctactattgcCTTTTTAAATACTCCCCAGTGCCCTTTCAGGTTCTGAACttcatttttagttttttttaagcCTTATTACCACTATTCCATTATTCTACTGAGTCCTGGCATTTGTCCAGTaaatgggctgggttgtggtggtGGGGGTTCTTATTTCTTAGTCATTAGTGTTTTACtctgggctttttttttgttCACATCTTCACAGATAATTTAGTAGATCAATTTTATCAGTTAATGAGGACAATCTGTTTTATTTGGCATATGTTTCAGAAAGATGTTCTGGGAGTTGGGAAGTGAGTGGCAGCTATTTTTGGAATGAAATAACTTCTTTCTGTCCAAGCAGGGACAATGATGATACTTAGCTATTGTTAGATTGTaacctgttctaatcctggctgggacacttgcctgctgtgtgaccttgggcacatcatttagTTCCTTGGACcttgatttcttcatctgtaaaatgggattcaatgctcctatttaaactgtgagccccatgtgggacaaggattgagtCTGACTTGATTACTTAGCATCTCTCGCAGTACTTTGTACAGttttgggcacataataagtgcttaacagatattattattgcttatatATTAATCATTATTCCTGATTTCTACCCAAAAAGTTAGTGAGAACAAACTTTACTCACATCTGATGAGGGACTCATAAAAGTTTGAGGAGAGATTGTGGCAAATGGAGAAAGGATTTCTAGTCTCTGAATTGCTTGAGCCTTGGTAGAAATTTAGTAATTAATTCCCTGCATTCATTGGTGACTTTGGCATTGGAGGCATTTCTGAGAATGTTGTTCAAAAAAGTACTTTGGATTTTGATCTCTATCGAAAAATGGCTGTCCAGAAACAACACCATCTTGGGGAGGCAATGAAATAGTGCGATCGGGACACTGTTGAAGCCTCTGAGTTTAGTCCTCAACTCATCATGAGGTAAATCTTTGACTGCAAAGGAGGGAGACCTGATACAAAGCCTTATTATCTAGCCACTGAGTGAGAAAAACTATTAAGATCAGTACCACCATTCCTTCCAGCACTAAACATCTTCTGTGGGTTTCTAAGACCTCCCTGGCTGTGTGGGCACGAGAAGGGTCTCCTAAGAATTCTGCCCACCACCTCAGACTGTAAGGGATGGGGACATTCACAGCCGTGAGGGATTGGAAAGACAAGTGGGAGGAAGCGATTTATGTTTGTAACATTGCAGTATTTCTGTCACATGAAACCTCAAAGGGAGCATTGAGAGAGCTAGAAACAAAGGGCAATTTCATAATATTTTCAATCCAGCCACTGCAAGAGAAGGCAAACACAGGCGACACTTTGAGTTGATTTCACAGAAGCTGCTTTTCCTCTCCAATCCTGAGctgagcacaggccagagaggcTAGTTTCATTCATTAAACTCATAGTGAAAATCAAGACCACCATCCATACGGGAAAATGGACCCACTACCACGTTGTCTTGTGGAATGATGCCTTTTCCACTCATTGTTAGCCGGGCCAGCTGGTCAGAGCTGAGTTACACATCACAAACTTAAGCACAGTTACACATCACGAGCTTGATTTTCATggcatcctctagactttaagctcattgtagccaggaaatgtgtttaccatctctgttctattgtattctcccaggtacaTGGTattatgctctgtacacagtgagtattcagtaaataccatgggtgatcttccctcttcccattcccagCACCTAGCAGGAAGTTTGTAGACAACAAATGTTTCTGCATAACACATACCCTTGATTCTAGAAGAGCCGATGGAACGGGCAGGCTGATGTTAATTTTGCCGATCTGAGGAACCCGGTAAAAATTTGGCAAGACAATTACAGAGCAGTTTGCTCTTTGGGAAGCTCTGCCttattgctctccctcacttccatAGTttacccttccctctgccccaggtGTGGCTATTTCCCACAGAGCCTTAGAACCTTTGGGAAGTCATCGCTCTGCTTGGGCTATCTGGGGCTAAATCTAAATCAAGTTTGCAGCCTCCAACTACACCAGGTGGGAGGGCATCTCCCAGGGTGCAGCTTGGCTCCTCCTGCCAgccacattttttaaaatggtatttgttgaacatttacattatgccaggcattgtattaatgttggggtagatataagctaatcaggttgaacccagtccttggcccacatggggctcacagtcttaatcctcattgtacagatgacgtacccgaggcacagagaagttaagtgagtttcccaaggtcacacagcagacaagtggcagagctgggattagaacccaggtccttctgacttccaggcctgtgctctttccattagaccatgcagcttctctatctTTCTCCCCTACCTCTCCCTGGGTTTGGGGTTTATGGACTCATAGCACATCAGGAAGGCAGAGGCTCCGAACAGCGTAAttactgtctgttggattagatTCATTCTACTTCCTTGCAAAAGGAACATACTTTCAGCCCCTTCTCCTGCCAGGTGCTAATCTAAGCTGTACTGCTTCCCTCCCAATTTCCTttcctgtctccttctccagcccaaagaAGTTGTCCAGCTTGCTTGAGGGAAAAGGTGCTATTCATCCTTCACAGAAATCAGGGCACTCCTACTGCAAAGGCTCTCAGAGGACACACTGACTTGGatctgagaagcaacatagcctagtgggaagggcacagaCTGTGTTGGGTCAGAGACCTTGGTTCAAAAACTGGATCTGCCACTGgtccgctctgtgactttgggcaagatttTTAACTTCTGcgtatggctcagtttcctcaactcttacagggggactcagtccctgttctccctcctctttaggctGGGAATCCCgtgaggaacagggattgggtccgtcCTGCTTATCTTGcctctattccagtgtttagtacagtgcttgagtcaTAGAAaggactaaacaaataccacagttattactatcaatctatcttccttcccctcttgtcATTCACATCTCCTCTCTGTGGGTTTTCATTACGTTTCCATAACTGCAATGGCAAGAGATGCTACATCCAGGCCCCATTTAGAGCCCTCACCCCTTTCTCAGTGTTAACCTCGTCTTCACTGCACAACCTCTTTCTTTCTTAAATCGAACTTGGGATAGACCCTCCAAGTGGCCTTGCCAGAACAGCCATAGGTGGGTAGCTAAACAAAGGAGAGTCTACAAAGTCGGGGGCCTTGTCAAGCCTGCAGAATCATCATCTTTCCAATCTTCTGTGGAATGCCCCAAGGGAAAGTTTGTCATGTTGGTCACACAGATCAGGACGTTACCTGATCTGCAGAATTCAGAAACCAAAAGTTTCCGGCATCCTGAGCCCTTCttgggatggggtgggacagGCTTAAGGATTTGTCCTTACAATCATCGGCCAGTTAAATTgtcagcttagagaagcagcatggcctgggagtcataaagacgtgggttcttatccctgttctgccacttgtctgctgtgtgaccttgggcaagtcacttaacttctctgtgcttcagttacctcatctgtaaaatggggattaagactgtgaaccccatgtaggacagggactgtgtctgacgtgatcattttacatctaccccaccacttagtacagtatttggcacataatatgtgcttaacaaatgtcaaaatgattggcacatagtgagcacttaacaaataccactactgttactattatgaACCCAAGATTTTTTGACCCTATGGACCGCGAAAGAAACATTTGTTTTTAAAGGAAAGCACACAAGCAGTTCTGTACAAAGgttttattaataaaatacacCCTAGGGCATTTTCTGATGAAACCCTAGGGTGCAAAATAGATACACAAATCACAACCACTGTTGCGTTGTTCACAAAACAGTTCTGCAAATTTCCTACCCTTCAGTCTTTTCCAACAGTGCTGACAGTGTCTGGTGTGGCTGCAGCTGTTTGCCCAGAAGATGGAGTCCACGGTCTCTCTTTTCGTCTATAAAAAGGAAGGGCTGAATTTTCCCTTTGCACTTTCTAAATTCCCAGGGACTCTGAAAGGAAAATCTTGAACAATATTTACAGGTGGCCTTCAAGCCTCAATTAGCTCTTGGCACACATGAAACTAAGCCCTGAATACTTTACGGGGGGGCTCAGCTGTCTCTGTCCGGGGCTCACTGGGGTGGGAAGGTGTCATTACTGACCCTGGATGAGGCATTTCCCTTAAGCAAATAGGTTCTGCTGGATTAATCTAACCTTTGTTTCTAGGTCCAGGGCTTGGGGTGTGCTGTAGAATTGTGCCCATGCACTCAGAGTACCAAAGCTAAACTTGGGCAACAGAGAAGCTAGGCTGGTTTGGGGCTTTAAATCTGTGAGGTGGAAGTCAAGGCTTAGTAGACTGGCCACTCTTGGCTGCAGCTAAGCCAGGAAGACACGTTTACTCTGGGGCAACCGCCACTTCCAACCTGCACCATCTCTGGCTTTTCATGTGTCCACGTGTATGAGTGAGTGGGTGTGAAGTGAGGCTGGGCCAGGCAACCCACTGCCCCGTCAGCCACCCCCAAATCAGTCTTGGTTCAGGTGAGTGAGCTGGGATCCTAAGCCTCTGTGGAAGTAGGGGCTCCCTCAGTCCCTGAGTTCGACAGTCCGGGACTAGAGTCACTCCAATTTAAACCTCAGTACCCTCCCTGGGGTACAGGACACTACTGGTGCCGATGCTGTTGTAGAAGTGGGTGTTGAACTGATTGAGGACGGAGCCACTGTAGCCAAGGTGGCTGGAAGGCACGGGACTGGGCCACTCGGGCCCAGGACTGTGGCCGGGGATGCCGCTGAGCGGGGAATAGGAATTGAAGCCGACCGCGTTCTGTCCCACCTTGTCTGCCCCTTCGTTGCTCAGTCCCATGGGCGCCGACCGGCTAACAGAGTTGGAGCCGTTGACGTAGGCGGTCATACTGGAGAGGAAGCTGCTGAGGCACGGGGTGCTGGAGGCCGGCGGGGATGACCGCTTTTCAGGGGAACTGTCAGTTTCCGGGGAGGAAGTCTCCAGGACCTCTTGGTGCTCGGCGGCCTTGGGGCTGTCGGACAGCAGACTGTCCTCGGACGGCTCAGACGCCAGGGATCCGGTGCTGGACGTGACATCCGACTTTCTCTTCCGCTTCCGGCGGAAGTTCCCATTGTCGAACATCTTCTCGCAGTTTGGATCCAGAGTCCAATAGTTTCCTTTGCCTAGTTAAACATAGTGCAAAAATCTAAGTACACAGGGTTCACAGGGGAGTACCAAAAGCAAACCTGAAAACCACCAGGCTCCTCTCCAATAATTCAGAATGCCCCCAAACCTTTAGGTTTACAAATATCCAAATGGTAGTCCTTGCTGCCCTTACCCATCCATGTACAAAACTGGCGAGCGATGCCCGGTACCATTctcacaggcattcattcattcattcaatagtatttattgagtgcttcctgtgtgcagagcactgtactaagctcttggaaagtaccaatAGTCGGCTACTACCCCGAGAAAGAAGTGGGAGCATATGGGAGGAAAAACACTAAAAAGAACCATTTTATATTTAAAACCTAGAAAATCTAAAGCCTTCTGACTTGGTGAGAGAGTTTCCTTCCCATACACCCGTCTCCAGGACCAACCCAATGGGCACAGTGGACGTGAGTGGGGCACGTGTGCCATtccattttccttccccctcaACAAGCAGTTCCCACCATGGGGTCATGAACATCAGTGCTAGGCACAGCCTCCAGCTCAGAATACCCTGCTCCCACCGTCTCCCCGGCAGCTTGGTCCCTGACCAAGCCAGACAGGCTCTGCCTTCTGGAATATTTCTCCTCTTACTCTGGAATCCTGTTACTTATTTCAGGATCTGTTCCCTGAGGGTAGGGTCGGGGTCTACTACCCTGATGGTGATCTCCCGGCCAGAGTGAACACTCGatagatacgactgattgttGAAGCAAAGAGCTACTCACCTGGGTCATCCTCGTCCCGGGGTACCTTCTTGAAGCAGTCATTGAGAGACAGGTTGTGCCGGATGGAATTCTGCCAGCCAGCCTTGCTCTTGTTATAGAAGGGGAAGTTGTCTGCCACATACTGGTAGATCTGACTGAGAGTCAGCCTCTTGTCCGGAGCTCCGTGGATCGCCATGGCGATGAGCGCCGAGTAGGAGTATGGGGGCCGGACCAGCTTCATCAGCTCCTCCtgggaggggatgggcagccagCCAAGCTCCGGGCTCCCCAGGCTGTGCATGTTGGGCAGGAGCTGCCTCTGCACCCCATAAGGCTGGGGGATCAGGGGAGTGGTGTTGGAGCCCGGCAGGTAGGGCGGCGGGGTGAGGGATGGGCCGTTGAGCCACAGGTAAGGGTTTGGGGTGCCCCCGTAGTCTCCGCCATCAAAACTGGAAGGCCGCTGTGGGCTCGGGACGTTCTGGGGGTGGAAGAAGTTCTCGTAATAGATGCTCATCTCGGGGGGCTCCTGGCCGATGTTGGGAAACTGGGGGCTGCAGCGTGATGGAGAGTGCGCCTGGAGATCAAATGAGCTCATGCTCCGTGAAGGACAGGTTGCCAACTCACAAAGCACCTGTGCAAGTCTGTTCCTGAAACAGGTGCCTCACCTGGGCCCTGGGCCCACTACTtatacacctgtatatgtttAGCCTTGGGTTTCAGGCCCCACCCTAGGCTGCAGTGACTGGTTAGAGATCTTTCAGATATCCCTTTTTTGGAAACTTGGCAGCCCGCGTCCTGTAATTGCCGCTGCACATCGACCAGATTTAAAAGTTACAACTGCGTTATCTTCTTCAATGAATGGGGGAATTTTCCACTAGTGTGTGAGCCCCGAGAATGGCCCAGCTGGGGCAGGCAGTGGTTCACCCCTGCTTAGGGAAGTTAATCTTCAAATCCACCTGCCTCTTGCCCACTCTTTAAAGCTGGTTGCCTGCAAGTAGAGCATGCGTGCCCTCTGCAGCTAATCATGGTGAAAATGCACGCTCAGTTCGGAATTACTGGCAGTGTTTTCATGCCTCTGAAGGCATGGCACAGGGAGCCCCTTTAATATCCTGGACTCCATTAGCTGAAAGCCAATGGCCCAAAGGCCCCTGGTCCAGGGGATGGATGCAGGGATCTCAGACACGGGAGCCGAAACCTTGCCTGACACTCACCCATGGCGGCTCCTATTCCGCAGTCTAGCGGCCAGGGATGGGGGGTGGCACCAGTTGATTTTCCGTGGGGGCTGTCATGCCTCTCTGGAGAGGGTGACTGCCTTTTTCCATTTCCATGTGTGAATAAGAAATTTCACCTGCAGGATCTTCCCCATGGCTccgggggaaaaaaggaaatgtatATTTAAATAGAGATTGCTTGCTTTCAGGGCTCTGCCAAGTCATGCAAGAAGTCTTCTCTAAGCCAAACTCAGTTGCCCTTGAGCATTTCTCCTTGTCTTCAGAGTCTTGTTGCCAGCCTCCATGAGTTGGTAGCCTTCAGGGCCCTTGGCCCTGCTGGCTGTAGGCAGAGTGTCAAGAGCAGGTGGTCTAGACTAATGCCCTTATCTGGCATCTGGGTCACCGAACACCCTGGCTCACCTGAAGGTTTGCCTTTCCGGAAGCTGGGGGCAGAGAAAGCCTCTCTGCATgcctcttgaggacagggatcatgtctattaatgccCCTATGCtgactccaggacttagtacagggctctgagaagagcaaatgctcaataaatactgttgagagAGATTACCAGCACACTGTTCAGTACAATCTTCTTCATTAGAGACTGTACTTTCTCTAGTTCATCGTGGAACATGCAATCATtcatatctgagtgcttagtgtgtgcagagcactatgctaagcgcttgggagagtacagtataaacagagttggcaggtacgttccctgcccgcaaggcgcTTTTAGTCTAAAGAGGAGTTTACAAGTcgagagaggagcttacagttgtgtTTGGGTGGGCTTTACTCTTGATGACAGatgactctttctctctccctctctctcatttctttccctctgcccaCACAAGATCCCTCTGTGATCCATCTTCTGGAGTCCCTGATCCATCTGGTTCAGTGAGGATGTCAGAGCACAAGCCATAATCTCTGTTCACATATAGTTCTGTTTGTCCACCGGCCCCAACTCCCTTCCCTAAAGAGGCTTGTAGAGAGGCTTTCTTCTGCTCCCGGCTTCCTGAACAGCAAATGTTCAAGTGAAGAGTGATCCAGCGGCCAGAGAGGGACATTAGCCAGTACTCCTCATACGCAGACCTcagccactattcattcattctttcaatcatatttattaagggcttactatgtgcagagcactgtattagaagcCAAAGGGCCCTGAGATCTACCCATTCATTGGGGTTGGAGCTGGGAATGCAGTTTCTCCTGCAGTGAGGGAGAGCCCCACACTAACACCCCACTGAATTGGGTCCACAGTTTGGAAGcaaaattttttatggcatt
It includes:
- the FOXI1 gene encoding forkhead box protein I1, whose translation is MSSFDLQAHSPSRCSPQFPNIGQEPPEMSIYYENFFHPQNVPSPQRPSSFDGGDYGGTPNPYLWLNGPSLTPPPYLPGSNTTPLIPQPYGVQRQLLPNMHSLGSPELGWLPIPSQEELMKLVRPPYSYSALIAMAIHGAPDKRLTLSQIYQYVADNFPFYNKSKAGWQNSIRHNLSLNDCFKKVPRDEDDPGKGNYWTLDPNCEKMFDNGNFRRKRKRKSDVTSSTGSLASEPSEDSLLSDSPKAAEHQEVLETSSPETDSSPEKRSSPPASSTPCLSSFLSSMTAYVNGSNSVSRSAPMGLSNEGADKVGQNAVGFNSYSPLSGIPGHSPGPEWPSPVPSSHLGYSGSVLNQFNTHFYNSIGTSSVLYPREGTEV